The following proteins are encoded in a genomic region of Sesamum indicum cultivar Zhongzhi No. 13 linkage group LG8, S_indicum_v1.0, whole genome shotgun sequence:
- the LOC105168650 gene encoding proline-rich receptor-like protein kinase PERK3 isoform X4, with amino-acid sequence MNYGTVTAFIRYMLALSISFRYSFLQAAADECVLDMRTPLSWNESNVVGGNWGGFLSNNSCGSPFEQYLYAMAKKANVTGEIFLNVTEQKACLSTVNTAEKDVFSCGMGRLTSGAGGCSDYSVIDVISKLGNELQTLDGNCKNLDSKRESDEECSSCLRRWEEMAGSGNSSNGLIREEADVCRFSVLVSLTSRRVNEIGWIKSIYTCLGNGRPIADKATEGKKITFIIGLEVLVGGVGGISVIAALVCLFLFRKTTKTIPPKGTYARDGSFSKEPSSVEISLKEVLLATNHLSASNFIGQGVAGKVYKGILSNGHRIAVKHITNDGHMETFVREVTSLSHVKHPNLVELLGHCDGEDESFLVYELCDNGNLSEWLFGKQKSLTWIQRVDIAIDSARGLCFLHTYPDGCIVHRDVKPTNILLGTNFRAKLSDFGLSKVICMGLSYVSSEVRGTFGYVDPEYQKNRHVHSSTDVYSFGIVLLQLLSGQRVINLEATRPIPLSKMAKNLGRGGDVTEFADPKLNEEYSVEGFRVMFRLALSCTGLKQQRPSMEKVVAVLEEARRVSETVASLDFSVQSTEKPGFVVSR; translated from the exons ATGAATTACGGGACGGTGACTGCCTTTATCAGATACATGTTGGCCTTATCAATCAGTTTCCGGTACTCATTCCTGCAAGCTGCGGCTGACGAATGTGTGCTGGATATGAGAACTCCGTTGTCTTGGAATGAGTCGAACGTTGTGGGAGGGAACTGGGGTGGATTTCTGAGCAATAATAGCTGTGGATCACCATTTGAACAGTATTTGTATGCAATGGCCAAGAAAGCCAATGTTACGGGAGAGATATTCTTGAATGTAACAGAGCAAAAGGCTTGTTTGAGTACAGTAAACACAGCTGAGAAGGATGTTTTCAGCTGTGGTATGGGGAGGCTAACGAGCGGTGCCGGAGGCTGCTCTGATTACTCTGTGATAGACGTCATTTCTAAACTCGGAAATGAATTGCAGACATTAGACGGAAACTGCAAGAATTTGGACTCAAAGAGAGAATCAGATGAAGAATGCAGCTCTTGTTTAAGGAGGTGGGAAGAGATGGCTGGATCAGGTAACTCTAGCAATGGCTTAATCAGAGAGGAAGCCGACGTCTGTAGGTTTTCGGTGCTTGTCTCGTTGACGAGCCGAAGAGTTAATGAGATTGGATGGATCAAGTCAATCTACACATGCCTTGGAAATGGACGTCCCATAG CTGATAAGGCAACAGAAGGAAAGAAGATAACATTCATTATAG GTCTTGAAGTCCTGGTCGGCGGCGTGGGGGGCATTTCAGTAATAGCAGCTCTTGTTTGCCTGTTCTTGTTCAGAAAGACAACTAAGACAATTCCTCCTAAAGGAACTTATG CACGAGACGGCTCGTTTTCTAAAGAACCTAGCAGCGTTGAGATCTCTCTTAAAGAAGTTCTTTTAGCCACAAACCACCTCAGTGCATCAAACTTCATTGGTCAGGGTGTAGCAG GGAAAGTATATAAGGGCATTCTGTCAAACGGTCATCGAATCGCAGTAAAGCACATAACAAACGACGGCCACATGGAAACGTTCGTTAGAGAAGTCACAAGTTTATCGCACGTCAAACACCCAAATCTTGTCGAGTTATTAGGCCATTGTGATGGAGAAGATGAGAGCTTTCTTGTTTATGAACTCTGTGACAATGGAAACCTCTCAGAATGGCTGTTTG GTAAACAGAAGTCCTTAACTTGGATCCAACGGGTGGATATCGCAATAGACTCCGCCAGGGGACTCTGTTTTCTCCATACATATCCTGATGGCTGCATTGTCCATCGAGATGTTAAG CCCACAAACATCCTTCTGGGCACCAACTTCCGGGCCAAACTATCCGACTTCGGACTATCAAAAGTCATCTGCATGGGGCTTTCCTACGTCAGCTCCGAGGTACGAGGAACATTCGGCTACGTCGACCCGGAATACCAAAAGAACCGCCACGTCCATTCTTCGACCGACGTCTACAGCTTTGGAATAGTTCTTCTCCAACTTCTGTCGGGACAAAGGGTCATCAATCTTGAAGCCACCAGACCAATACCTCTGAGCAAAATG GCTAAGAATCTCGGACGAGGAGGGGATGTAACGGAGTTCGCAGATCCGAAGCTTAACGAGGAGTATTCGGTTGAGGGTTTTCGAGTGATGTTCAGGCTAGCTTTGTCATGCACTGGGCTGAAGCAACAACGGCCGTCCATGGAGAAAGTGGTGGCCGTGCTGGAGGAAGCCCGCCGCGTTTCGGAGACAGTCGCGAGTCTCGATTTTTCAGTACAGTCGACCGAAAAACCGGGTTTTGTCGTGTCgcgataa
- the LOC105168650 gene encoding proline-rich receptor-like protein kinase PERK3 isoform X2, which produces MNYGTVTAFIRYMLALSISFRYSFLQAAADECVLDMRTPLSWNESNVVGGNWGGFLSNNSCGSPFEQYLYAMAKKANVTGEIFLNVTEQKACLSTVNTAEKDVFSCGMGRLTSGAGGCSDYSVIDVISKLGNELQTLDGNCKNLDSKRESDEECSSCLRRWEEMAGSGNSSNGLIREEADVCRFSVLVSLTSRRVNEIGWIKSIYTCLGNGRPIADKATEGKKITFIIATGLEVLVGGVGGISVIAALVCLFLFRKTTKTIPPKGTYARDGSFSKEPSSVEISLKEVLLATNHLSASNFIGQGVAGKVYKGILSNGHRIAVKHITNDGHMETFVREVTSLSHVKHPNLVELLGHCDGEDESFLVYELCDNGNLSEWLFGKQKSLTWIQRVDIAIDSARGLCFLHTYPDGCIVHRDVKPTNILLGTNFRAKLSDFGLSKVICMGLSYVSSEVRGTFGYVDPEYQKNRHVHSSTDVYSFGIVLLQLLSGQRVINLEATRPIPLSKMAKNLGRGGDVTEFADPKLNEEYSVEGFRVMFRLALSCTGLKQQRPSMEKVVAVLEEARRVSETVASLDFSVQSTEKPGFVVSR; this is translated from the exons ATGAATTACGGGACGGTGACTGCCTTTATCAGATACATGTTGGCCTTATCAATCAGTTTCCGGTACTCATTCCTGCAAGCTGCGGCTGACGAATGTGTGCTGGATATGAGAACTCCGTTGTCTTGGAATGAGTCGAACGTTGTGGGAGGGAACTGGGGTGGATTTCTGAGCAATAATAGCTGTGGATCACCATTTGAACAGTATTTGTATGCAATGGCCAAGAAAGCCAATGTTACGGGAGAGATATTCTTGAATGTAACAGAGCAAAAGGCTTGTTTGAGTACAGTAAACACAGCTGAGAAGGATGTTTTCAGCTGTGGTATGGGGAGGCTAACGAGCGGTGCCGGAGGCTGCTCTGATTACTCTGTGATAGACGTCATTTCTAAACTCGGAAATGAATTGCAGACATTAGACGGAAACTGCAAGAATTTGGACTCAAAGAGAGAATCAGATGAAGAATGCAGCTCTTGTTTAAGGAGGTGGGAAGAGATGGCTGGATCAGGTAACTCTAGCAATGGCTTAATCAGAGAGGAAGCCGACGTCTGTAGGTTTTCGGTGCTTGTCTCGTTGACGAGCCGAAGAGTTAATGAGATTGGATGGATCAAGTCAATCTACACATGCCTTGGAAATGGACGTCCCATAG CTGATAAGGCAACAGAAGGAAAGAAGATAACATTCATTATAG CTACAGGTCTTGAAGTCCTGGTCGGCGGCGTGGGGGGCATTTCAGTAATAGCAGCTCTTGTTTGCCTGTTCTTGTTCAGAAAGACAACTAAGACAATTCCTCCTAAAGGAACTTATG CACGAGACGGCTCGTTTTCTAAAGAACCTAGCAGCGTTGAGATCTCTCTTAAAGAAGTTCTTTTAGCCACAAACCACCTCAGTGCATCAAACTTCATTGGTCAGGGTGTAGCAG GGAAAGTATATAAGGGCATTCTGTCAAACGGTCATCGAATCGCAGTAAAGCACATAACAAACGACGGCCACATGGAAACGTTCGTTAGAGAAGTCACAAGTTTATCGCACGTCAAACACCCAAATCTTGTCGAGTTATTAGGCCATTGTGATGGAGAAGATGAGAGCTTTCTTGTTTATGAACTCTGTGACAATGGAAACCTCTCAGAATGGCTGTTTG GTAAACAGAAGTCCTTAACTTGGATCCAACGGGTGGATATCGCAATAGACTCCGCCAGGGGACTCTGTTTTCTCCATACATATCCTGATGGCTGCATTGTCCATCGAGATGTTAAG CCCACAAACATCCTTCTGGGCACCAACTTCCGGGCCAAACTATCCGACTTCGGACTATCAAAAGTCATCTGCATGGGGCTTTCCTACGTCAGCTCCGAGGTACGAGGAACATTCGGCTACGTCGACCCGGAATACCAAAAGAACCGCCACGTCCATTCTTCGACCGACGTCTACAGCTTTGGAATAGTTCTTCTCCAACTTCTGTCGGGACAAAGGGTCATCAATCTTGAAGCCACCAGACCAATACCTCTGAGCAAAATG GCTAAGAATCTCGGACGAGGAGGGGATGTAACGGAGTTCGCAGATCCGAAGCTTAACGAGGAGTATTCGGTTGAGGGTTTTCGAGTGATGTTCAGGCTAGCTTTGTCATGCACTGGGCTGAAGCAACAACGGCCGTCCATGGAGAAAGTGGTGGCCGTGCTGGAGGAAGCCCGCCGCGTTTCGGAGACAGTCGCGAGTCTCGATTTTTCAGTACAGTCGACCGAAAAACCGGGTTTTGTCGTGTCgcgataa
- the LOC105168650 gene encoding proline-rich receptor-like protein kinase PERK3 isoform X3 — protein MNYGTVTAFIRYMLALSISFRYSFLQAAADECVLDMRTPLSWNESNVVGGNWGGFLSNNSCGSPFEQYLYAMAKKANVTGEIFLNVTEQKACLSTVNTAEKDVFSCGMGRLTSGAGGCSDYSVIDVISKLGNELQTLDGNCKNLDSKRESDEECSSCLRRWEEMAGSGNSSNGLIREEADVCRFSVLVSLTSRRVNEIGWIKSIYTCLGNGRPIAADKATEGKKITFIIGLEVLVGGVGGISVIAALVCLFLFRKTTKTIPPKGTYARDGSFSKEPSSVEISLKEVLLATNHLSASNFIGQGVAGKVYKGILSNGHRIAVKHITNDGHMETFVREVTSLSHVKHPNLVELLGHCDGEDESFLVYELCDNGNLSEWLFGKQKSLTWIQRVDIAIDSARGLCFLHTYPDGCIVHRDVKPTNILLGTNFRAKLSDFGLSKVICMGLSYVSSEVRGTFGYVDPEYQKNRHVHSSTDVYSFGIVLLQLLSGQRVINLEATRPIPLSKMAKNLGRGGDVTEFADPKLNEEYSVEGFRVMFRLALSCTGLKQQRPSMEKVVAVLEEARRVSETVASLDFSVQSTEKPGFVVSR, from the exons ATGAATTACGGGACGGTGACTGCCTTTATCAGATACATGTTGGCCTTATCAATCAGTTTCCGGTACTCATTCCTGCAAGCTGCGGCTGACGAATGTGTGCTGGATATGAGAACTCCGTTGTCTTGGAATGAGTCGAACGTTGTGGGAGGGAACTGGGGTGGATTTCTGAGCAATAATAGCTGTGGATCACCATTTGAACAGTATTTGTATGCAATGGCCAAGAAAGCCAATGTTACGGGAGAGATATTCTTGAATGTAACAGAGCAAAAGGCTTGTTTGAGTACAGTAAACACAGCTGAGAAGGATGTTTTCAGCTGTGGTATGGGGAGGCTAACGAGCGGTGCCGGAGGCTGCTCTGATTACTCTGTGATAGACGTCATTTCTAAACTCGGAAATGAATTGCAGACATTAGACGGAAACTGCAAGAATTTGGACTCAAAGAGAGAATCAGATGAAGAATGCAGCTCTTGTTTAAGGAGGTGGGAAGAGATGGCTGGATCAGGTAACTCTAGCAATGGCTTAATCAGAGAGGAAGCCGACGTCTGTAGGTTTTCGGTGCTTGTCTCGTTGACGAGCCGAAGAGTTAATGAGATTGGATGGATCAAGTCAATCTACACATGCCTTGGAAATGGACGTCCCATAG CAGCTGATAAGGCAACAGAAGGAAAGAAGATAACATTCATTATAG GTCTTGAAGTCCTGGTCGGCGGCGTGGGGGGCATTTCAGTAATAGCAGCTCTTGTTTGCCTGTTCTTGTTCAGAAAGACAACTAAGACAATTCCTCCTAAAGGAACTTATG CACGAGACGGCTCGTTTTCTAAAGAACCTAGCAGCGTTGAGATCTCTCTTAAAGAAGTTCTTTTAGCCACAAACCACCTCAGTGCATCAAACTTCATTGGTCAGGGTGTAGCAG GGAAAGTATATAAGGGCATTCTGTCAAACGGTCATCGAATCGCAGTAAAGCACATAACAAACGACGGCCACATGGAAACGTTCGTTAGAGAAGTCACAAGTTTATCGCACGTCAAACACCCAAATCTTGTCGAGTTATTAGGCCATTGTGATGGAGAAGATGAGAGCTTTCTTGTTTATGAACTCTGTGACAATGGAAACCTCTCAGAATGGCTGTTTG GTAAACAGAAGTCCTTAACTTGGATCCAACGGGTGGATATCGCAATAGACTCCGCCAGGGGACTCTGTTTTCTCCATACATATCCTGATGGCTGCATTGTCCATCGAGATGTTAAG CCCACAAACATCCTTCTGGGCACCAACTTCCGGGCCAAACTATCCGACTTCGGACTATCAAAAGTCATCTGCATGGGGCTTTCCTACGTCAGCTCCGAGGTACGAGGAACATTCGGCTACGTCGACCCGGAATACCAAAAGAACCGCCACGTCCATTCTTCGACCGACGTCTACAGCTTTGGAATAGTTCTTCTCCAACTTCTGTCGGGACAAAGGGTCATCAATCTTGAAGCCACCAGACCAATACCTCTGAGCAAAATG GCTAAGAATCTCGGACGAGGAGGGGATGTAACGGAGTTCGCAGATCCGAAGCTTAACGAGGAGTATTCGGTTGAGGGTTTTCGAGTGATGTTCAGGCTAGCTTTGTCATGCACTGGGCTGAAGCAACAACGGCCGTCCATGGAGAAAGTGGTGGCCGTGCTGGAGGAAGCCCGCCGCGTTTCGGAGACAGTCGCGAGTCTCGATTTTTCAGTACAGTCGACCGAAAAACCGGGTTTTGTCGTGTCgcgataa
- the LOC105168650 gene encoding proline-rich receptor-like protein kinase PERK3 isoform X1 codes for MNYGTVTAFIRYMLALSISFRYSFLQAAADECVLDMRTPLSWNESNVVGGNWGGFLSNNSCGSPFEQYLYAMAKKANVTGEIFLNVTEQKACLSTVNTAEKDVFSCGMGRLTSGAGGCSDYSVIDVISKLGNELQTLDGNCKNLDSKRESDEECSSCLRRWEEMAGSGNSSNGLIREEADVCRFSVLVSLTSRRVNEIGWIKSIYTCLGNGRPIAADKATEGKKITFIIATGLEVLVGGVGGISVIAALVCLFLFRKTTKTIPPKGTYARDGSFSKEPSSVEISLKEVLLATNHLSASNFIGQGVAGKVYKGILSNGHRIAVKHITNDGHMETFVREVTSLSHVKHPNLVELLGHCDGEDESFLVYELCDNGNLSEWLFGKQKSLTWIQRVDIAIDSARGLCFLHTYPDGCIVHRDVKPTNILLGTNFRAKLSDFGLSKVICMGLSYVSSEVRGTFGYVDPEYQKNRHVHSSTDVYSFGIVLLQLLSGQRVINLEATRPIPLSKMAKNLGRGGDVTEFADPKLNEEYSVEGFRVMFRLALSCTGLKQQRPSMEKVVAVLEEARRVSETVASLDFSVQSTEKPGFVVSR; via the exons ATGAATTACGGGACGGTGACTGCCTTTATCAGATACATGTTGGCCTTATCAATCAGTTTCCGGTACTCATTCCTGCAAGCTGCGGCTGACGAATGTGTGCTGGATATGAGAACTCCGTTGTCTTGGAATGAGTCGAACGTTGTGGGAGGGAACTGGGGTGGATTTCTGAGCAATAATAGCTGTGGATCACCATTTGAACAGTATTTGTATGCAATGGCCAAGAAAGCCAATGTTACGGGAGAGATATTCTTGAATGTAACAGAGCAAAAGGCTTGTTTGAGTACAGTAAACACAGCTGAGAAGGATGTTTTCAGCTGTGGTATGGGGAGGCTAACGAGCGGTGCCGGAGGCTGCTCTGATTACTCTGTGATAGACGTCATTTCTAAACTCGGAAATGAATTGCAGACATTAGACGGAAACTGCAAGAATTTGGACTCAAAGAGAGAATCAGATGAAGAATGCAGCTCTTGTTTAAGGAGGTGGGAAGAGATGGCTGGATCAGGTAACTCTAGCAATGGCTTAATCAGAGAGGAAGCCGACGTCTGTAGGTTTTCGGTGCTTGTCTCGTTGACGAGCCGAAGAGTTAATGAGATTGGATGGATCAAGTCAATCTACACATGCCTTGGAAATGGACGTCCCATAG CAGCTGATAAGGCAACAGAAGGAAAGAAGATAACATTCATTATAG CTACAGGTCTTGAAGTCCTGGTCGGCGGCGTGGGGGGCATTTCAGTAATAGCAGCTCTTGTTTGCCTGTTCTTGTTCAGAAAGACAACTAAGACAATTCCTCCTAAAGGAACTTATG CACGAGACGGCTCGTTTTCTAAAGAACCTAGCAGCGTTGAGATCTCTCTTAAAGAAGTTCTTTTAGCCACAAACCACCTCAGTGCATCAAACTTCATTGGTCAGGGTGTAGCAG GGAAAGTATATAAGGGCATTCTGTCAAACGGTCATCGAATCGCAGTAAAGCACATAACAAACGACGGCCACATGGAAACGTTCGTTAGAGAAGTCACAAGTTTATCGCACGTCAAACACCCAAATCTTGTCGAGTTATTAGGCCATTGTGATGGAGAAGATGAGAGCTTTCTTGTTTATGAACTCTGTGACAATGGAAACCTCTCAGAATGGCTGTTTG GTAAACAGAAGTCCTTAACTTGGATCCAACGGGTGGATATCGCAATAGACTCCGCCAGGGGACTCTGTTTTCTCCATACATATCCTGATGGCTGCATTGTCCATCGAGATGTTAAG CCCACAAACATCCTTCTGGGCACCAACTTCCGGGCCAAACTATCCGACTTCGGACTATCAAAAGTCATCTGCATGGGGCTTTCCTACGTCAGCTCCGAGGTACGAGGAACATTCGGCTACGTCGACCCGGAATACCAAAAGAACCGCCACGTCCATTCTTCGACCGACGTCTACAGCTTTGGAATAGTTCTTCTCCAACTTCTGTCGGGACAAAGGGTCATCAATCTTGAAGCCACCAGACCAATACCTCTGAGCAAAATG GCTAAGAATCTCGGACGAGGAGGGGATGTAACGGAGTTCGCAGATCCGAAGCTTAACGAGGAGTATTCGGTTGAGGGTTTTCGAGTGATGTTCAGGCTAGCTTTGTCATGCACTGGGCTGAAGCAACAACGGCCGTCCATGGAGAAAGTGGTGGCCGTGCTGGAGGAAGCCCGCCGCGTTTCGGAGACAGTCGCGAGTCTCGATTTTTCAGTACAGTCGACCGAAAAACCGGGTTTTGTCGTGTCgcgataa
- the LOC105168247 gene encoding equilibrative nucleotide transporter 1, with protein MHKFHICPNFQHSGAFANPKRIFANHCNLIVIGEERRPMGITTAAAADGDSESATLLIPKAANPDKIPKDSFHLAYVIYFTLGAGYLLPWNAFITAVDYFTYLYPDVSVDRVFAIVYMLVGLTSLLFIVAFAHKSNSFVRINVGYVLFLVAIVAVPLMDLWYVKGRVGVYGGYYVTVGLVGLCGVADGLVQGGVIGNAGELPERYMQAVVAGTAASGVLVSVLRVLTKSIYPQDTSGLRRSANLYFIVSVVVMLLNIVFYNVAHRLPVIKYYNDLKSLAVNEEKEQKGELTGKLWRSTLWEIVGAVKWYGVGISIIYVVTLSIFPGSVTEDVHSDTLKDWYPIILIAGYNVFDLIGKSLTPLYLMENAKVAIGASFGRLLFLPLFYGCLHGPGFFRTEIPVTVLTCLLGLTNGYFTCVLMVLAPKTVQLQHAETAGIVLVLYLVVGLAIGSVVSWFWVL; from the exons atgcatAAATTCCACATTTGCCCCAATTTCCAACACAGCGGAGCCTTCGCAAATCCCAAAAGAATCTTTGCCAACCACTGCAACCTGATCGTGATCGGGGAAGAACGAAGGCCGATGGGGATAACCACCGCTGCCGCAGCCGACGGCGACTCGGAATCAGCCACCCTTTTGATCCCTAAAGCAGCTAACCCAGATAAGATTCCGAAAGACTCGTTTCACTTGGCCTACGTAATATACTTCACATTGGGCGCAGGCTACCTCCTTCCGTGGAATGCATTCATTACCGCTGTTGATTACTTCACCTACCTTTACCCCGACGTGTCCGTCGATCGGGTGTTCGCCATAGTTTACATGCTTGTGGGGCTCACGTCTTTGTTGTTCATCGTTGCGTTTGCTCACAAATCGAACTCCTTTGTGAGGATTAATGTGGGTTACGTGCTGTTTCTCGTGGCGATTGTGGCGGTGCCGCTGATGGATCTTTGGTATGTGAAGGGGAGAGTTGGGGTGTACGGTGGGTATTATGTGACGGTGGGGTTGGTGGGATTGTGTGGAGTGGCTGATGGGTTGGTGCAGGGTGGTGTTATTGGAAATGCTGGAGAGTTGCCTGAGAGGTATATGCAGGCTGTGGTTGCTGGAACTGCTGCTTCCG GTGTCCTGGTTTCAGTTTTACGGGTTTTAACCAAGTCTATATATCCTCAAGATACCAGTGGACTTAGACGAAGTGCGAATCTTTACTTTATTGTCAGCGTTGTAGTAATGTTACTGAACATTGTTTTCTATAACGTGGCACATAGACTTCCCGTTATCAAATACTATAATGATCTGAAAAGTCTAGCTGTAAATGAGGAGAAGGAACAGAAAGGTGAACTTACTGGGAAGCTATGGAGATCAACATTATGGGAGATTGTTGGGGCTGTGAAATGGTATGGAGTAGGCATCTCGATCATATATGTTGTGACATTGAGTATTTTTCCTGGGTCTGTTACAGAAGATGTCCATTCTGATACTCTGAAGGACTGGTACCCGATCATTTTAATTGCGGGTTACAATGTTTTTGATCTGATCGGCAAGTCGTTAACTCCGCTGTATCTTATGGAGAATGCCAAAGTTGCTATTGGCGCCTCCTTTGGAAGGTTGTTGTTTCTACCTCTTTTCTATGGTTGCTTGCATGGTCCTGGCTTCTTCAGAACGGAGATTCCAGTTACAGTCTTGACCTGTCTCCTAGGTCTTACAAACGGGTACTTTACCTGTGTTTTAATGGTTTTGGCTCCCAAGACTGTCCAGTTACAACATGCAGAGACTGCAGGAATCGTGCTCGTGTTGTACTTAGTCGTTGGTCTGGCAATTGGTTCTGTTGTATCCTGGTTTTGGGTCTTATAA